The proteins below come from a single Leptotrichia sp. oral taxon 223 genomic window:
- the sufB gene encoding Fe-S cluster assembly protein SufB, with translation MENRKKTYVADIERGVYDIKDEGHYRYKADKGLTPEIIKKISERKNEPEWMLEFRLKALEVFNSKPMTSWGPDLSDLDINDIVHYLEPDSAPMNDSWDDVPSYIRETFDRLGIPEAEKQSLAGVGAQYDSEVVYHSIHKDLEEQGVIYTDIETAVIKYEDMLKEYFMKLITIDDHKFAALHGAVWSGGSFIYVPKGVKVNMPLQSYFRLNAPEAGQFEHTLIIVDEGADLHFIEGCSAPKYKKNVLHAGAVELIVKKGARLRYSTIENWSRNMYNLNTKRALVEEDGVIEWVSGSFGSRVSMLYPMSILKGDRSRCEFTGVTFAAAGQYLDTGCKIIHQGKHTSSTVHSKSISKNGGTAFYRGLLKVLPEATGSRSTVECESLMLDNLSSSDTIPIIDINNDSVDIGHEAKIGRISDEAIFYLMSRGISEDEAKAMIVRGFVEPISKELPLEYAVELNKLIELELEGTIG, from the coding sequence ATGGAAAATAGAAAAAAAACGTATGTTGCAGACATTGAGCGTGGTGTATATGATATAAAAGATGAAGGGCATTACAGATATAAAGCTGATAAAGGGCTTACACCTGAAATTATTAAAAAAATTTCAGAAAGAAAAAATGAGCCTGAATGGATGCTTGAGTTTAGATTAAAGGCATTGGAAGTGTTTAATTCAAAGCCTATGACTAGCTGGGGACCTGATTTATCTGACCTTGATATAAATGATATTGTTCATTATTTGGAGCCTGATTCAGCACCAATGAATGACAGCTGGGATGATGTGCCAAGCTACATAAGAGAAACTTTTGACAGGCTTGGTATTCCAGAAGCTGAGAAGCAGTCGCTTGCGGGAGTAGGGGCGCAATATGATTCAGAAGTGGTTTATCATAGTATTCATAAGGATTTGGAAGAGCAAGGGGTAATTTATACAGATATTGAAACAGCTGTTATAAAATATGAAGATATGCTAAAAGAATATTTCATGAAATTAATTACAATTGATGATCATAAATTTGCAGCGTTGCACGGAGCTGTATGGTCAGGCGGCTCTTTCATTTATGTGCCAAAAGGCGTAAAAGTAAATATGCCGTTACAATCATATTTCAGGCTAAATGCACCCGAAGCGGGACAATTTGAACATACGCTTATAATTGTAGATGAAGGAGCTGATTTGCACTTTATCGAAGGATGTTCAGCACCAAAATATAAAAAAAATGTACTTCATGCAGGAGCAGTGGAATTGATTGTCAAAAAAGGAGCAAGATTACGATACTCTACAATCGAAAACTGGTCAAGAAATATGTATAACTTGAATACAAAAAGAGCATTAGTTGAAGAAGACGGAGTAATAGAATGGGTATCAGGATCGTTTGGTTCAAGAGTTTCCATGCTTTATCCAATGAGCATTCTAAAGGGAGATCGTTCAAGATGTGAATTTACAGGAGTTACATTTGCTGCGGCTGGACAATATCTTGACACAGGATGTAAAATTATTCACCAAGGAAAACATACAAGTTCAACAGTCCACTCAAAATCTATTTCAAAAAATGGTGGGACAGCTTTTTACAGAGGACTTTTAAAAGTATTGCCAGAAGCAACAGGATCAAGATCAACTGTGGAATGTGAATCACTAATGCTGGATAATCTGTCAAGTTCAGACACTATACCGATAATTGATATTAACAACGACAGCGTAGATATTGGGCATGAGGCAAAAATTGGAAGAATAAGCGATGAGGCAATATTTTACCTTATGTCAAGAGGTATTAGCGAGGATGAAGCAAAGGCGATGATTGTAAGAGGATTCGTTGAGCCAATTTCTAAGGAGCTTCCGCTTGAATATGCTGTAGAGCTTAATAAATTGATAGAGCTGGAACTTGAAGGAACTATTGGATAA
- a CDS encoding DUF956 family protein, whose protein sequence is MAISMNTKVLFTTKANSLSGMIGNKNGNILVGDKAFEFYNNRNPEDYIQIPWGEIVRVRAQIFFKDKYIRGFFIDTKSAGSYNFVVKNAGKTLKTMRDFLGNEKIVRNKPVLSLKRVFDWFKKNRKK, encoded by the coding sequence GTGGCTATTTCAATGAATACAAAAGTGTTATTTACAACAAAGGCAAATTCTCTATCAGGAATGATTGGAAATAAAAATGGAAATATACTTGTGGGAGACAAAGCCTTCGAATTTTATAATAATCGTAATCCTGAAGACTATATTCAAATTCCTTGGGGAGAAATTGTAAGAGTAAGGGCACAGATTTTTTTTAAAGACAAATATATTCGTGGTTTTTTCATAGATACTAAAAGTGCTGGCTCATATAATTTCGTTGTAAAAAATGCTGGAAAAACATTAAAGACAATGCGTGATTTTTTAGGAAATGAAAAGATTGTGAGAAATAAACCTGTCTTATCACTGAAAAGAGTGTTTGACTGGTTTAAGAAAAATAGAAAAAAATAG
- the sufD gene encoding Fe-S cluster assembly protein SufD, which translates to MLEKSSIQNLDNSDYRLKIFEEYKTLEKVNWKRVGYKYEEPETFKEFNNLEVKNENQDGVVIKNINDSLQELESLKNDNEYGLGDFFKKQNFVFYNEGKYLKIKERKTVEKPIYLNYRANKENNFLVDYNVIEVEDFAKVTVIITYDSEDDAPVYHNGIIKVFTGRNSEVKIIKIQTLNTNSSNFESSKIETLGQGKTEYYSVELGGKINAISHKSYLEEDSSEVYIWPAYLADEDRKLDLEYSVVFRGRRTIGELQGRGAVKDTAKKVFRGNLYFKQGSSKSEGREGEFAILLNDKIKADSIPTLFCSEDDVIGEHAASVGKVDESKLFYLMSRGLSESRAKKLIVESSFRPIMDNIDDEKLREKLFEELERRI; encoded by the coding sequence ATGTTAGAAAAATCAAGCATACAAAATCTTGATAACAGTGATTACAGATTAAAAATTTTTGAAGAATATAAAACACTTGAAAAAGTTAATTGGAAGAGGGTTGGCTATAAATATGAGGAACCTGAAACTTTTAAGGAATTTAACAATCTGGAAGTTAAAAATGAAAATCAGGATGGAGTTGTTATAAAAAATATAAATGATTCCCTACAAGAACTTGAAAGTTTGAAAAATGATAATGAATATGGATTGGGAGATTTTTTCAAGAAACAGAACTTTGTTTTTTATAATGAAGGTAAATATTTGAAAATAAAAGAGAGAAAAACTGTTGAAAAGCCAATTTACTTAAATTATCGTGCAAACAAAGAAAATAATTTCCTAGTTGACTACAATGTTATTGAAGTGGAAGACTTTGCAAAAGTTACAGTAATTATTACTTATGATTCAGAAGATGATGCACCAGTTTATCATAATGGGATTATAAAAGTGTTCACTGGGAGAAATTCAGAAGTAAAAATTATAAAAATACAAACTTTAAATACAAATAGTTCCAATTTTGAATCATCTAAGATAGAAACTTTGGGACAAGGAAAAACTGAATATTACAGTGTTGAATTAGGCGGAAAAATTAATGCGATAAGCCACAAATCCTACCTTGAGGAAGATTCTTCGGAAGTTTATATATGGCCTGCATATCTTGCTGATGAAGACAGAAAATTGGACTTGGAATACTCTGTGGTTTTCCGTGGACGTAGAACAATTGGAGAGCTTCAAGGAAGAGGGGCTGTAAAAGATACGGCTAAAAAAGTATTTCGTGGAAACCTTTACTTTAAGCAAGGTTCTAGTAAATCTGAAGGACGTGAAGGTGAATTTGCAATTTTACTAAATGACAAAATAAAAGCTGATTCAATTCCAACATTATTCTGTAGCGAAGATGACGTCATCGGAGAACACGCCGCTTCTGTCGGAAAAGTTGATGAATCAAAATTATTTTATCTAATGAGCCGTGGACTTTCTGAAAGCAGAGCAAAAAAATTGATAGTTGAATCTTCATTCCGTCCAATAATGGATAACATCGATGATGAAAAATTAAGAGAAAAATTATTTGAAGAACTGGAAAGAAGAATTTAA
- a CDS encoding HEAT repeat domain-containing protein, with product MEKISLEELENLMWKKYKKQINFRQLQKEFLKNDDERIEYIKTELEQAYNEKNGDSIDILISAIYMFKLYSEKFVDILCKLTKEEWHGKHEDIVFYLQQMELPYTINCIYELAISNFEKYRWDDNFALVRKCCFALGDINTPKAKEKLKLLLQSDEEMIRKHAMKQLERCDFSD from the coding sequence ATGGAAAAAATTAGTCTTGAAGAATTGGAAAATTTGATGTGGAAAAAATATAAAAAACAAATAAATTTTCGACAGTTACAAAAGGAATTTTTAAAAAATGATGATGAAAGAATAGAGTATATAAAAACAGAGTTGGAACAAGCATATAATGAAAAAAATGGAGACAGCATAGATATTTTAATTTCAGCAATTTACATGTTCAAATTATATAGTGAAAAATTTGTTGATATTTTATGCAAATTAACAAAAGAAGAATGGCACGGAAAACATGAAGATATAGTATTTTATCTCCAACAAATGGAGTTACCTTATACAATAAACTGTATATACGAACTGGCAATTTCAAATTTTGAAAAATACCGTTGGGATGATAATTTTGCATTAGTGAGAAAATGTTGTTTTGCTTTAGGAGATATAAATACTCCTAAGGCGAAAGAAAAACTGAAACTATTGTTGCAAAGTGATGAAGAAATGATAAGAAAACATGCAATGAAGCAGTTGGAAAGATGTGATTTTTCAGATTAA
- a CDS encoding immunity 49 family protein: protein MNILIDEQKFKENYEILSDYKFDFEMEKRCIDYIKNKKGNQLSCMRTLSSEYKVLASKKLLIENNLNSFRLNCHISEKLKILGTSKESRLYKASYSLFGLIMSNNKEWISFLKNNLNYITSNDFNSKENTYIKSKDLHRNSFLSKTTILALLGDFEEVEKRSKKYLEEPLTKSYYAYTKYDFMFFEALVNKNTEKMKRAIHKLLEPKIAKKILFDTDINYSFYLNIYVLMYSKIALLHGFDLGINDKTAPKNLIDNTSLQSYEEPYDFMKKIDLVTLTPEKWIEWIKDYSIIVPIT from the coding sequence GTGAATATTTTAATTGATGAACAAAAGTTCAAAGAAAATTATGAAATTTTATCTGATTATAAATTTGATTTTGAAATGGAAAAAAGATGTATAGATTACATTAAAAATAAAAAGGGAAATCAGTTATCCTGTATGAGAACATTATCATCAGAGTATAAAGTACTTGCTTCAAAAAAATTATTGATAGAAAATAATTTAAATTCTTTTAGGTTAAACTGTCATATTTCAGAAAAATTAAAAATTTTAGGAACTTCTAAAGAATCAAGACTTTATAAGGCTAGCTATAGTTTATTTGGATTAATTATGTCAAATAATAAAGAATGGATAAGTTTTTTAAAAAATAATTTAAACTATATAACTTCAAATGATTTTAATTCAAAAGAGAACACCTATATAAAATCAAAAGATTTACATCGAAATTCTTTTTTATCAAAAACAACTATTTTAGCACTATTAGGAGATTTTGAAGAAGTAGAAAAAAGAAGCAAAAAATATTTGGAAGAACCATTAACTAAAAGTTATTATGCATATACAAAATATGATTTTATGTTTTTTGAAGCATTAGTAAATAAAAATACAGAAAAAATGAAACGAGCAATACATAAATTATTAGAACCTAAAATAGCTAAAAAAATTCTTTTTGATACAGATATTAATTATAGTTTTTATTTGAATATTTATGTATTAATGTATTCTAAAATAGCATTATTACATGGATTTGACTTAGGAATTAATGATAAAACGGCTCCTAAAAATTTAATTGATAATACCTCACTACAAAGTTATGAAGAACCATACGATTTTATGAAAAAAATAGATTTGGTAACATTGACACCTGAAAAATGGATAGAATGGATAAAAGATTACTCAATAATTGTACCGATTACTTAA
- a CDS encoding PTS mannose/fructose/sorbose transporter subunit IIC, whose protein sequence is MDFNILSIILILIVAFLAGMEGILDQFQFHQPIIACSLIGVATGHIKECVMLGGVLQLMALGWANVGAAVAPDAALASVASAIIFAKNNFKDQGTVIGTAVALATAGLVLTMVVRTLSVVIVHQADREAEKGNFKGVELWHMIALVCQGLRIAIPALLLLFVPSDVIQGALSSLPKWFTEGMAIGGGFVVAVGYAMVINLMANKEVWPFFFLGFALAPLNELTLIATGIIGVCAAIIYLNVTNNKGNGGGDGGSASSGDPLGDILNDY, encoded by the coding sequence ATGGATTTTAATATTTTATCAATTATTTTAATATTAATCGTCGCATTTCTAGCAGGAATGGAAGGTATCCTTGACCAGTTCCAATTCCATCAGCCAATTATTGCATGTTCGTTAATTGGAGTTGCGACAGGGCACATAAAAGAATGTGTTATGCTAGGTGGAGTTTTACAATTAATGGCTTTGGGTTGGGCAAACGTAGGGGCAGCTGTTGCGCCTGATGCGGCTCTTGCTTCTGTAGCTTCCGCTATAATTTTTGCAAAAAATAATTTTAAGGATCAGGGTACTGTAATTGGAACGGCTGTTGCCCTTGCAACTGCAGGACTAGTTTTAACTATGGTTGTCCGTACTTTATCAGTAGTTATTGTTCACCAGGCTGATAGGGAAGCGGAAAAAGGTAACTTTAAAGGCGTTGAATTATGGCATATGATAGCGCTTGTCTGTCAAGGGCTGCGTATTGCTATTCCTGCTTTGTTATTATTATTTGTTCCTTCAGATGTTATTCAGGGAGCATTAAGTTCATTACCAAAATGGTTTACTGAAGGAATGGCTATTGGTGGTGGATTTGTTGTAGCAGTAGGGTACGCAATGGTTATTAACTTAATGGCAAATAAAGAAGTATGGCCATTCTTCTTCCTAGGTTTTGCATTAGCACCATTAAATGAATTGACATTGATTGCAACTGGAATTATTGGTGTATGTGCAGCTATTATTTACTTAAATGTTACAAATAATAAAGGTAATGGTGGCGGAGATGGAGGTTCAGCTTCTTCTGGAGATCCGCTAGGTGACATTTTAAATGACTATTAA
- the pdxK gene encoding pyridoxine/pyridoxal/pyridoxamine kinase: MSIKKVLTIAGSDTSGGAGIQADLKTFQERGVYGMNALTVIVTMDPKNSWAHKVFPIELDVIKEQIDTVINGIGVDALKTGMLPTVEIIEYVGSILKNCKNPVVIDPVMVCKVSSGSTENLFPENVIAMKNHLLPYATVVTPNLFEAAQLAGMEKIDTLEEAKEAAKKICDLGAKNVVIKGRKFFAGEKSIDFLYDGKDFEFFESEKIDTEWNHGAGCTFSASITAELAKGATVSEAVATTKKLITEALKQSFKLNDYTGPLNHKAFALK; encoded by the coding sequence ATGTCTATTAAAAAAGTATTAACAATTGCAGGATCTGATACAAGCGGAGGAGCCGGTATACAGGCGGATCTGAAAACCTTTCAGGAAAGAGGAGTTTACGGGATGAACGCTCTCACAGTTATTGTTACAATGGATCCTAAAAATAGCTGGGCTCACAAAGTTTTTCCAATTGAATTGGACGTTATTAAGGAGCAAATTGATACTGTTATAAATGGAATTGGAGTGGATGCATTAAAAACTGGTATGCTTCCGACAGTTGAAATTATTGAATATGTAGGTTCTATTTTAAAAAATTGTAAAAATCCAGTTGTTATAGATCCCGTTATGGTGTGTAAAGTGAGCAGCGGCTCTACTGAAAATCTTTTCCCTGAAAATGTAATTGCCATGAAAAATCATTTATTGCCTTACGCAACTGTTGTTACTCCAAATCTATTTGAAGCAGCGCAGTTAGCTGGAATGGAAAAAATTGACACGCTTGAGGAAGCTAAGGAAGCGGCTAAAAAAATATGTGACTTAGGTGCAAAAAATGTTGTTATAAAAGGAAGAAAATTTTTCGCTGGAGAAAAATCAATTGATTTCTTATACGATGGAAAAGATTTTGAATTTTTTGAATCTGAAAAAATTGATACAGAATGGAATCATGGTGCAGGATGTACTTTCTCCGCCTCAATCACAGCAGAACTAGCAAAAGGTGCCACAGTAAGCGAAGCAGTTGCTACTACAAAAAAATTAATCACAGAAGCCTTGAAACAGTCTTTTAAATTAAACGACTATACTGGACCTTTAAATCATAAAGCATTTGCTTTAAAATAA
- the cobJ gene encoding precorrin-3B C(17)-methyltransferase: MNKNGKIYVVGIGPGKKADMTFKAYEAMEKSDVIVGYKTYTDLIKEYFPNTEIKSSIMMKEVDRCIEVLELAKSGKNVALISSGDAGVYGMAGIMYEVIDEKDDVEIEVIAGVTAANAAAAIVGAPIMHDYVTISLSNLLTDWKLIKKRLELAAQGDFIISLYNPKSKGRTTQITEAQQIMLKYKSKDTPVAIVKNAGRENEEHEITTLEKMLDSEINMLTIVLIGNSNTFVKKGKMVTPRGYEKKYEY, translated from the coding sequence ATGAATAAAAATGGGAAAATTTATGTAGTAGGAATCGGGCCGGGAAAAAAGGCAGATATGACTTTTAAGGCTTATGAAGCGATGGAAAAAAGTGATGTTATTGTTGGGTATAAAACTTATACTGACTTGATTAAGGAATATTTTCCAAATACGGAAATAAAAAGTTCAATTATGATGAAGGAAGTTGACAGATGTATTGAAGTTTTGGAACTTGCAAAATCTGGTAAAAATGTTGCTTTGATTAGCAGTGGAGATGCTGGAGTATACGGTATGGCTGGAATAATGTATGAAGTTATTGATGAAAAAGACGATGTGGAAATTGAAGTAATCGCAGGAGTTACAGCGGCAAACGCTGCAGCCGCAATCGTTGGAGCTCCAATTATGCACGATTATGTAACAATCAGCCTGAGCAACCTCCTGACAGACTGGAAATTAATAAAAAAACGTTTGGAACTGGCAGCACAGGGAGATTTTATCATAAGCTTATACAATCCAAAAAGCAAAGGAAGAACAACACAAATTACGGAAGCACAGCAAATTATGCTAAAATATAAATCAAAAGACACTCCTGTTGCAATTGTGAAAAACGCTGGACGTGAAAATGAAGAGCATGAAATTACAACACTTGAAAAAATGCTTGATTCTGAAATAAATATGCTTACAATCGTGTTAATTGGAAATTCAAATACATTTGTGAAAAAAGGGAAAATGGTTACACCTAGAGGGTATGAGAAAAAATATGAATATTAA
- a CDS encoding PTS sugar transporter subunit IIB — MVGIIVASHGEFAAGIKQSASMILGEAELLESVVFMPSEGPDDLYKKIQDAIAKLGTEEVLFLVDLWGGSPFNQSNRFFEEAPEKRAIVAGLNLPMLLAALSEREDLNTAYEVAKAIVPEGKDQVKVRPEELQPKEAAAKAAAQDDTPKGAIPEGTVIGDGKIKFVLARIDTRLLHGQVATSWTKATNPNRIIVVSDTVSKDELRKKLIEQAAPPGVRAHVIPLDKLVAISKDPRFGNTKALLLFENPQDALYVIEKGVDIKELNVGSMAHSVGKVMVNNVLSMDQNDVDTYKKLRDLGVQFDVRKVAADKRADLFKLISEKQNEGLKL, encoded by the coding sequence ATGGTAGGAATTATCGTTGCAAGTCATGGTGAATTTGCGGCTGGTATAAAGCAGTCGGCTTCAATGATTCTAGGTGAGGCGGAATTGCTGGAATCAGTTGTATTTATGCCAAGTGAAGGGCCAGATGACTTATATAAAAAAATTCAAGATGCCATTGCTAAACTAGGAACTGAAGAAGTTCTATTTTTAGTTGACTTATGGGGAGGAAGCCCTTTCAACCAATCAAATCGTTTTTTTGAAGAAGCACCTGAAAAAAGAGCAATTGTAGCAGGACTTAACTTGCCAATGCTGTTAGCAGCTTTATCGGAAAGAGAAGACTTAAATACAGCTTATGAAGTAGCAAAAGCTATTGTTCCAGAAGGAAAAGATCAAGTTAAGGTTCGTCCTGAAGAATTACAGCCTAAAGAAGCAGCAGCAAAAGCAGCGGCTCAAGATGACACGCCAAAAGGAGCAATTCCAGAAGGAACAGTTATCGGAGATGGAAAAATAAAATTTGTTCTAGCCCGTATTGACACACGTCTGTTACACGGACAAGTTGCAACAAGCTGGACAAAAGCTACAAATCCAAACAGAATAATTGTTGTTTCAGACACAGTTTCAAAAGATGAATTACGTAAAAAATTAATTGAACAGGCGGCACCTCCAGGTGTACGTGCACACGTCATACCGCTTGACAAATTAGTAGCAATTTCAAAAGATCCAAGATTTGGAAATACAAAAGCATTATTGCTATTTGAAAATCCTCAGGATGCGCTTTATGTAATTGAAAAAGGTGTAGATATTAAAGAGCTAAATGTAGGATCGATGGCACACAGTGTTGGAAAAGTTATGGTTAACAATGTACTTTCAATGGATCAGAATGATGTTGACACTTATAAGAAACTTAGAGATTTAGGTGTTCAATTTGATGTAAGAAAAGTTGCTGCTGATAAGAGGGCAGACTTATTTAAATTGATTTCAGAAAAACAAAACGAAGGATTAAAACTTTAA
- the metF gene encoding methylenetetrahydrofolate reductase [NAD(P)H], with protein sequence MKIKDMFEQKEHLISFEIFPPNKNFSQEKLKNVTAELVECKPDFISVTYGAGGKTKGGTIEMASHIKNNLKTEVLAHLTCVGSKKSEIHDYLQEAKSCNIKNILALRGDVPQGETEEIYDKGDYKYASELISDLRRNSEFNDFSIGGAFYPETHYENNDLVDLFHLKNKVEAGTDFLTSQMFFDNDVFVKFKEQAEKLNIKVPLVAGIMPVTNAKQIKRIIELAKCSVPHKLDKLLEKYGDNPESMKKAGIMYASEQIIELLAYGIKGIHIYTMNKPEIAKEIMKNIEFAR encoded by the coding sequence ATGAAAATAAAAGATATGTTTGAACAAAAGGAGCATCTTATTTCCTTTGAGATTTTTCCACCAAACAAAAACTTTTCGCAGGAGAAATTAAAAAACGTTACAGCTGAACTGGTGGAGTGCAAGCCTGATTTTATCAGTGTTACGTATGGTGCAGGCGGAAAAACTAAAGGTGGAACTATTGAAATGGCTTCACACATCAAAAATAATTTGAAAACGGAAGTTCTGGCCCACTTGACTTGTGTTGGAAGTAAAAAAAGCGAGATTCACGATTATTTGCAGGAAGCAAAAAGTTGTAATATAAAAAATATTCTGGCGCTCCGTGGGGATGTACCACAGGGGGAAACAGAGGAAATTTATGACAAAGGCGACTATAAATATGCTTCTGAATTAATTAGCGACTTGAGAAGAAACAGTGAATTTAACGATTTTTCAATTGGAGGCGCATTTTATCCTGAAACTCACTATGAAAACAATGATCTGGTTGACTTGTTCCATCTGAAAAATAAAGTCGAAGCCGGGACAGATTTCTTGACTTCCCAAATGTTCTTTGACAATGATGTTTTTGTAAAATTTAAGGAGCAAGCTGAAAAACTAAATATAAAAGTACCTTTAGTTGCAGGAATTATGCCAGTTACAAATGCAAAGCAGATAAAAAGAATTATAGAACTGGCAAAATGCTCTGTACCTCACAAATTAGATAAATTATTGGAAAAATACGGAGATAATCCAGAATCTATGAAAAAGGCTGGAATAATGTACGCAAGTGAACAAATTATAGAATTATTAGCTTATGGAATCAAAGGAATTCATATTTATACAATGAATAAACCTGAAATAGCAAAAGAAATTATGAAAAATATTGAATTTGCAAGATAA
- the sufC gene encoding Fe-S cluster assembly ATPase SufC, with protein MSLLELKNVKSEVEGKEILKGLNLTINKGEVHVIMGPNGAGKSTLASILVGHPKHELVDGEIILDGENINEDAVDERAKKGIFLSFQYPEEIPGLTVEDFLRTAKESVTGKKQYLMQFHNELVEKMEKLHINPEYADRHLNVGFSGGEKKKNEILQMAVLEPKLAILDETDSGLDIDATKVVFEGVQKLKTKDTALLIITHYDKVLDYLKPDFVHILMDGKIVKTGGQELVESIEKDGYGKMKEELGL; from the coding sequence ATGAGTTTGTTAGAATTGAAAAATGTAAAATCAGAAGTAGAGGGGAAGGAAATCTTAAAAGGACTGAACTTGACTATAAATAAAGGAGAAGTTCACGTAATTATGGGGCCTAATGGGGCAGGAAAATCTACGCTTGCAAGTATTCTTGTAGGGCACCCAAAACACGAGCTTGTTGACGGGGAAATTATTCTGGATGGAGAAAATATTAATGAAGATGCTGTAGACGAACGGGCTAAAAAGGGGATTTTCTTATCATTTCAATATCCAGAAGAAATACCAGGACTTACTGTGGAGGACTTTTTGAGAACAGCAAAAGAATCTGTTACTGGGAAAAAACAATATTTAATGCAGTTTCACAATGAACTAGTAGAAAAAATGGAAAAACTTCATATTAATCCCGAATATGCAGATAGACACTTAAATGTTGGATTTTCTGGTGGAGAAAAGAAAAAGAATGAAATTTTACAGATGGCAGTTTTAGAGCCAAAATTGGCTATTCTGGATGAAACTGATTCTGGACTTGATATTGATGCAACAAAAGTTGTATTTGAAGGTGTTCAAAAGTTAAAAACTAAAGATACAGCTTTACTTATAATTACTCACTATGACAAGGTTCTTGACTATTTGAAACCTGATTTTGTTCATATTCTGATGGATGGAAAAATTGTTAAGACAGGTGGACAGGAATTAGTAGAAAGTATTGAAAAAGATGGTTATGGAAAAATGAAAGAAGAGTTGGGATTATAA
- a CDS encoding PTS system mannose/fructose/sorbose family transporter subunit IID yields MAENNKIKLEKSDRFNIMLRSQFLQGSWNYERMQNGGWAYAIIPALKKLYPNKDDASAALKRHLEFFNTHPYIAAPILGVTLALEEERANGAPVDDAAIQGVKVGMMGPLAGIGDPVFWFTVRPILGAIAASLAAGGSMIAPLFFFIVWNAIRIAFLWYTQEFGYQKGAEITKDLSGGLLQTITKGASILGMFVMGILVQRWTTINFPMVVSRVPLSKGAYIEFPKGPIDGTQLQKILGDVASGLSLSPEKVTTLQDNLNQLVPGLAALLLTFLCMWLLKRKVSPIVIIFGLFAVGILGHLVGIF; encoded by the coding sequence ATGGCAGAAAATAATAAAATAAAATTAGAAAAATCAGATCGTTTTAATATAATGTTACGTTCACAATTTCTTCAAGGTTCTTGGAACTATGAACGTATGCAAAATGGAGGATGGGCTTATGCTATAATTCCTGCATTAAAAAAACTGTATCCAAATAAAGATGATGCTTCAGCAGCGTTAAAAAGACATTTGGAGTTCTTTAACACTCACCCATACATTGCTGCGCCAATTTTAGGAGTAACTCTTGCTTTAGAAGAAGAAAGAGCTAACGGGGCTCCAGTTGATGATGCGGCAATCCAAGGGGTAAAAGTTGGAATGATGGGACCGCTTGCTGGAATTGGAGATCCTGTATTCTGGTTTACAGTACGTCCAATTTTAGGAGCAATTGCAGCTTCATTAGCGGCAGGTGGATCAATGATAGCGCCTTTATTTTTCTTTATCGTATGGAATGCAATCCGTATAGCCTTTTTATGGTATACTCAAGAATTTGGTTACCAAAAAGGTGCTGAAATTACAAAAGACTTGTCAGGTGGTTTATTGCAAACAATTACTAAAGGAGCATCTATTTTAGGAATGTTTGTTATGGGAATACTGGTTCAACGTTGGACAACAATTAATTTCCCAATGGTTGTATCAAGAGTTCCTTTATCAAAAGGAGCTTATATAGAATTTCCAAAAGGGCCTATAGACGGTACTCAGTTACAAAAAATTCTTGGAGATGTAGCAAGCGGGCTATCGCTTTCTCCTGAAAAAGTAACAACTTTACAAGATAACTTAAATCAGTTAGTACCAGGATTAGCAGCTTTATTATTGACATTCTTATGTATGTGGCTGCTTAAGAGAAAAGTAAGTCCGATTGTAATTATCTTTGGATTATTTGCAGTGGGAATTCTAGGACATTTGGTTGGAATATTCTAA